A window from Drosophila subobscura isolate 14011-0131.10 chromosome O, UCBerk_Dsub_1.0, whole genome shotgun sequence encodes these proteins:
- the LOC117896400 gene encoding proton-coupled folate transporter, producing MVEKASLSQLKSLKWGRLFNMFYIEPVVCMLIFSHVLTGTIMRNQLIYQTCTVIFQYNESDCKLLDSKNTSTEIQAIETELQAYVANMFLIRTLFESIVPAICGLFIGSWSDRYGRKPLLVVSMIGFSASSLVTSVICWMSSYYMVNPWWYTLAAVPHSLLGGMCVFYVAASCFISDTTDIKTRPYRMMFIEVIVFVALTSGSLLSSFLYAATSAAFVQSLSCLMIVLATLFIVFYLPESLGMLQDDEDIPDKQKDAVVSITISDQQLNVPEKSEKLSEKTCQVEQSEPGLFSLKHVKDLFSTCFKRRENNAHTIIWLVTLAGFVSIFVGDGVMTVMYLFVRQQFHMTVREYTIFETVSQSVPMLGALLGFLILKKVFGVSVVALALLSLVSEILSSLSKGFAILSWHLYLSVVLGVFRSIQGPMCRTIVSNIVPASDTGKLFAIGNIVQSVAPFVAAPLYTAIYKGSLASNPGGFNFLSAALYLISFILIGCVLRIKFQHRTFYAKLLK from the exons ATGGTGGAGAAGGCCTCGTTGTCGCAACTCAAGAGTCTAAAATGGGGACGTCTCTTCAATATGTTCTATATAGAACCGGTTGTATGTATGCTGATCTTCTCGCACGTGTTGACAG GTACAATCATGCGCAATCAGCTCATCTACCAGACCTGTACAGTGATATTTCAGTACAACGAATCAGACTGTAAACTCTTAGATAGCAAAAACACCTCCACAGAGATACAA GCCATCGAAACAGAGCTGCAAGCGTATGTGGCCAACATGTTCCTAATCCGCACGCTCTTCGAGAGCATTGTACCGGCCATCTGTGGGCTCTTTATAGGCTCCTGGTCGGATCGCTATGGACGCAAGCCCCTGCTGGTGGTATCCATGATTGGCTTTTCTGCCTCTTCCCTGGTTACATCGGTTATTTGCTGGATGTCCAGCTACTATATGGTCAATCCTTGGTGGTACACTCTGGCTGCGGTGCCCCACTCCTTGCTTGGAGGTATGTGCGTGTTCTATGTTGCCGCCTCCTGCTTCATTTCGGACACAACGGACATTAAAACAAGGCCTTACAG AATGATGTTTATAGAGGTGATAGTCTTTGTGGCCCTCACAAGTGGTTCACTCCTCTCCAGCTTTCTCTACGCAGCCACCAGTGCGGCCTTCGTGCAGAGTCTCTCCTGTTTAATGATTGTCTTGGCCACACTCTTCATAGTTTTCTATCTTCCCGAGAGCTTGGGCATGCTGCAGGATGATGAGGATATCCCAGATAAACAAAAGGATGCGGTTGTGAGCATCACTATCTCTGACCAGCAGCTGAACGTACCTGAGAAGTCTGAAAAGCTTTCTGAGAAAACTTGCCAAGTGGAGCAGAGCGAACCTGGGTTGTTCAGTCTGAAACACGTCAAAGATTTGTTCAGTACTTGCTTTAAGAGGAGAGAGAATAATGCCCATACCATCATTTGGCTTGTGACTTTGGCTGGCTTTGTCTCCATCTTTGTTGGCG ATGGCGTGATGACTGTGATGTATCTGTTTGTGCGTCAACAGTTTCACATGACTGTTCGCGAGTACACCATCTTTGAGACAGTCAGCCAGTCGGTGCCCATGCTAGGAGCCCTCCTTGGCTTTCTTATTTTGAAAAAG GTATTTGGTGTATCTGTGGTTGCATTGGCACTACTCTCTCTCGTCTCGGAGATCCTCAGCAGCCTGTCCAAGGGTTTCGCCATCCTATCCTGGCACTTGTATTTGTCGGTGGTTCTCGGAGTCTTTCGTTCTATTCAGGGACCCATGTGCCGCACCATAGTATCCAATATAGTGCCAGCTTCCGATACGG GTAAACTCTTTGCAATTGGCAACATTGTGCAATCGGTGGCACCATTTG TGGCCGCACCCCTATACACGGCCATCTACAAGGGCTCCCTGGCCAGCAATCCGGGCGGATTCAACTTCCTCAGCGCTGCGCTCTACTTAATATCGTTTATTCTGATTGG cTGTGTGCTGAGAATTAAGTTCCAGCACAGGACATTCTATGCCAAGCTACTGAAGTAG
- the LOC117898198 gene encoding uncharacterized protein LOC117898198 has translation MFWILRRTGAANFFNSLNNNCSFSKNNSGAGNHSNSTQDKYVKRPPRKAYGRLSAEADDVVSLGHKIDDPFDELDDFEMLGANSSAGCSSHANNGNGEPPGEANANVNVNANGHGNGNGNGNGSLSLLACTDADCQGNFVVESALCELGLCQAKGKTSKELASGVTSTSKEINENTISRLHALAMADDDDDYDESLTCNVCDRAFHCHRQLASHQQKKRHFGCSGCDSLFPSLMLLEHHKEEFEHWSDEEMGRRVCCRRNRCDDDYFTDTDSFISDAESEDLERLL, from the exons atgttttggaTTCTACGCCGCACGGGTGCCGCCAATTTCTTCAACTCCCTCAACAACAACTGTAGCTTCTCCAAGAACAATTCTGGCGCAGgtaaccacagcaacagcacacaaG ACAAATATGTGAAGCGCCCCCCACGAAAGGCATACGGACGACTCAGTGCCGAGGCTGACGATGTCGTGTCACTGGGCCACAAAATCGATGATCCATTCGATGAGCTAGACGACTTTGAAATGCTTGGAGCGAACTCCAGcgctggctgcagcagccatgCCAACAATGGCAATGGGGAGCCACCAGGTGAAGCCAATGCCAACGTCAATGTCAACGCAAATGGGCATGGcaatgggaacgggaatggaaatggcagccTGTCACTTTTAGCCTGCACGGATGCCGACTGTCAGGGCAACTTTGTGGTAGAGAGTGCCCTGTGCGAGCTGGGGTTGTGTCAGGCCAAAGGCAAGACATCAAAGGAGCTGGCTTCTGGGGTCACATCCACATCGAAGGAGATTAACGAAAACACAATAAGTCGACTGCATGCCCTGGCCATGgctgacgacgatgatgactACG ATGAGTCGCTTACCTGCAACGTGTGCGACAGGGCTTTCCATTGTCATCGTCAACTTGCATCGCACCAGCAGAAGAAACGTCACTTTGG ttgcagtggctgcgACAGTTTGTTTCCCTCGCTAATGCTGCTGGAGCACCACAAAGAGGAGTTCGAGCACTGGAGCGATGAGGAGATGGGGCGACGCGTCTGCTGTCGACGCAATCGATGTGACGATGATTACTTCACGGACACCGACTCCTTCATCAGCGATGCGGAGAGCGAGGATCTGGAGAGGCTCTTGTAG